One Tamandua tetradactyla isolate mTamTet1 chromosome 20, mTamTet1.pri, whole genome shotgun sequence DNA segment encodes these proteins:
- the LOC143664667 gene encoding histone H2B type 3-B-like: MPDPSRSAPAPKKGSKKAVAKVQKKDGKKRKRGRKESYSIYVYKVLKQVHPDTGISSKAMGIMNSFVNDIFERIASEASRLAHYNKRSTITSREVQTAVRLLLPGELAKHAVSEGTKAVTKYTSSK, encoded by the coding sequence ATGCCAGATCCTTCCCGTTCTGCTCCTGCCCCCAAGAAGGGCTCCAAGAAGGCCGTCGCCAAGGTGCAGAAGAAAGACGGGAAGAAGCGCAAGCGCGGCCGCAAGGAGAGCTACTCCATCTACGTGTACAAGGTGCTGAAGCAGGTGCACCCCGACACCGGCATCTCGTCCAAGGCCATGGGCATCATGAACTCCTTCGTCAACGACATCTTCGAGCGCATCGCCAGCGAGGCCTCCCGCCTCGCGCATTACAACAAGCGCTCGACCATCACCTCGCGGGAGGTGCAGACGGCCGTGCGCCTGCTGCTGCCCGGGGAGCTGGCCAAGCACGCCGTGTCCGAGGGCACCAAGGCGGTCACCAAGTACACCAGCTCCAAGTAG
- the LOC143664669 gene encoding histone H2B type 3-B, translated as MPDPSKSAPAPKKGSKKAVTKAQKKDGKKRKRSRKESYSIYVYKVLKQVHPDTGISSKAMGIMNSFVNDIFERIASEASRLAHYNKRSTITSREVQTAVRLLLPGELAKHAVSEGTKAVTKYTSSK; from the coding sequence ATGCCTGACCCGTCTAAGTCGGCCCCTGCGCCGAAGAAGGGTTCTAAGAAGGCAGTCACTAAAGCTCAGAAAAAAGACGGCAAGAAACGTAAGCGTAGCCGTAAAGAGAGCTATTCCATCTACGTGTACAAGGTGCTGAAGCAGGTGCACCCCGACACTGGCATCTCGTCCAAGGCCATGGGCATCATGAACTCCTTCGTCAACGACATCTTCGAGCGCATCGCCAGCGAGGCTTCCCGCCTCGCGCATTACAACAAGCGCTCGACCATCACCTCGCGGGAGGTGCAGACGGCCGTGCGCCTGCTGCTGCCCGGGGAGCTGGCCAAGCACGCTGTGTCCGAGGGCACCAAGGCGGTCACCAAGTACACCAGCTCCAAGTAG
- the H2AC25 gene encoding histone H2A type 3: MSGRGKQGGKARSKAKSRSSRAGLQFPVGRVHRLLRKGNYSERVGAGAPVYLAAVLEYLTAEILELAGNAARDNKKTRIIPRHLQLAIRNDEELNKLLGRVTIAQGGVLPNIQAVLLPKKTESHHKAKGK; this comes from the coding sequence ATGTCGGGGCGAGGAAAGCAAGGCGGTAAAGCACGTTCCAAAGCTAAATCGCGTTCTTCCCGCGCCGGGCTGCAGTTTCCCGTGGGCCGCGTGCACCGCCTGCTCCGTAAGGGCAACTACTCGGAGCGCGTGGGCGCCGGCGCGCCCGTCTACCTGGCTGCGGTTCTCGAGTACCTGACGGCCGAGATCCTGGAGCTGGCGGGCAACGCGGCCCGCGACAACAAGAAGACGCGCATCATCCCGCGCCACCTGCAGCTGGCCATCCGCAACGACGAGGAGCTCAACAAGCTGCTGGGCCGCGTGACCATCGCGCAGGGCGGCGTCCTGCCCAACATCCAGGCCGTGTTGCTGCCCAAGAAGACCGAGAGTCACCACAAGGCCAAGGGCAAGTGA
- the LOC143664670 gene encoding histone H3.1-like, translated as MARTKQTARKSTGGKAPRKQLATKVARKSAPATGGVKKPHRYRPGTVALREIRRYQKSTEMLIRKLPFQRLVREIAQDFKTDLRFQSSAVMALQEACEAYLVGLFEDTNLCAIHAKRVTIMPKDIQLARRIRGERA; from the coding sequence ATGGCTCGCACCAAGCAGACCGCGCGCAAGTCCACGGGCGGGAAGGCTCCTCGCAAGCAGCTGGCTACTAAGGTCGCTCGTAAGAGCGCACCAGCCACCGGGGGCGTCAAGAAGCCGCACCGCTACCGGCCCGGCACGGTGGCACTGCGCGAGATCCGCCGCTATCAGAAGTCCACTGAGATGCTGATTCGCAAGCTGCCTTTCCAGCGCTTAGTGCGCGAGATTGCGCAGGACTTCAAGACCGACCTGCGCTTCCAGAGCTCGGCGGTGATGGCGCTGCAGGAGGCGTGCGAGGCCTACCTGGTGGGCCTCTTCGAGGACACGAACCTGTGCGCCATTCACGCCAAACGCGTCACCATCATGCCCAAGGACATCCAGCTGGCGCGCCGCATCCGCGGAGAGCGGGCGTAA